From Pseudomonas sp. stari2, a single genomic window includes:
- a CDS encoding cation diffusion facilitator family transporter has product MSNRGEQSLLKQSTLLMFAVSIAGIVTGFVSGSQSILFDGFFSLIATFIKVLMLITAKLIAKQSNHRFQFGFWHLEPMVLLIEGSFLLLIAIYAFLNGVFGIINGGREIELGLVIIYAAVFTVVEFAYFFYVRHRNRKLKSSLIQFDNISWLVDAMLSVGLLISFLAALLLKSQGYGEWAKFVDPLILIVLALTMLPPAFKILGPALRDVLGIAPDTLDEQVREVMEAAKVEHGFDDYVSYVQKHGRARFIEIHVVLPADYRLQSVGQLDVLREEISAKLGKPDAARWLTISFTGDRKWIA; this is encoded by the coding sequence GTGAGTAACCGAGGTGAGCAGTCGCTGCTCAAACAATCGACCCTTCTGATGTTTGCCGTGTCGATTGCCGGGATCGTCACCGGTTTTGTATCGGGTTCCCAATCCATCCTGTTCGATGGTTTTTTTTCGCTGATTGCAACGTTCATCAAAGTCCTGATGCTGATCACGGCGAAGCTGATCGCCAAGCAGAGCAACCACCGCTTCCAGTTCGGTTTCTGGCATCTGGAACCGATGGTGCTGCTGATCGAGGGCAGTTTCCTGTTATTGATCGCGATCTACGCGTTTCTCAACGGCGTGTTCGGCATCATCAATGGCGGTCGTGAAATCGAACTGGGGCTGGTGATCATCTACGCGGCGGTGTTTACCGTTGTCGAATTCGCCTACTTCTTCTACGTGCGCCACCGCAATCGCAAGCTCAAGTCGAGCCTGATCCAGTTCGACAACATCAGCTGGCTGGTGGACGCGATGCTGTCTGTGGGCCTGTTGATCAGTTTCCTCGCGGCGCTGCTGCTCAAGTCCCAGGGCTATGGCGAATGGGCGAAGTTCGTCGACCCGCTGATTCTCATCGTGCTGGCCCTGACCATGCTGCCGCCGGCCTTCAAGATCCTTGGCCCGGCGCTGCGTGACGTGCTCGGCATTGCGCCGGACACGCTGGATGAGCAAGTACGCGAGGTGATGGAGGCGGCGAAGGTCGAGCATGGTTTCGACGACTACGTGTCCTACGTGCAGAAGCACGGACGGGCGCGGTTCATCGAGATTCATGTGGTGTTGCCGGCGGATTACCGGCTGCAGAGCGTCGGCCAGCTGGATGTGCTGCGTGAGGAGATTTCCGCGAAGCTGGGCAAACCGGATGCGGCGCGCTGGCTGACCATCAGCTTCACTGGTGACAGGAAGTGGATTGCCTGA
- a CDS encoding AGE family epimerase/isomerase: MPHASRSTSLPELTTLFGEVQQHFLDVIVPLWQGPGWNADMALPYEALDAAHQPLPPQRYRAMACARQLYLFSSLIGVVDNAEVRAAALFRSLQRHFHDAEHGGWFYSIDPQGKPLDQRKDLYTHAFILFACAHYWEKSREPLVESTLNAALEVICRRFATGDGLYEACLDRDWITLETGPLQNPLMHLAEAFLATLAVREDAQVKQALSELCTAMHKHFVDPQAGVLMEKPLGAVDNWYEPGHQFEWYFLLESSPQLRGSKLHAALDRAFAFTEQYGVVQSSGAVRAMLDLNMDGRPKDSTQRIWAQAEYLRALTLRPGSEAVVLRQLQALLQRFLHAGGWHECRNEQGEINRKDMPSTTPYHLATCYRGLADYLS, from the coding sequence ATGCCCCACGCTTCCCGCTCCACCTCCCTGCCTGAATTGACCACCCTGTTCGGTGAAGTGCAACAGCACTTTCTGGACGTGATCGTGCCCCTCTGGCAAGGACCGGGCTGGAACGCCGACATGGCGCTGCCCTACGAGGCGCTGGACGCCGCGCACCAGCCGCTGCCACCGCAGCGCTATCGGGCCATGGCCTGCGCACGGCAGCTGTATTTGTTTTCCAGCCTGATCGGGGTTGTGGATAACGCCGAAGTTCGGGCAGCCGCTCTGTTCCGCTCACTGCAACGACACTTCCACGATGCCGAGCACGGTGGCTGGTTCTACAGCATCGATCCCCAGGGCAAACCGCTGGATCAGCGCAAGGACCTCTATACCCACGCCTTCATCCTGTTCGCCTGCGCGCATTACTGGGAAAAGTCCCGCGAGCCCTTGGTCGAATCGACCCTGAACGCTGCGCTGGAAGTCATCTGCCGGCGTTTCGCCACCGGTGACGGCCTCTATGAAGCCTGCCTCGACCGCGACTGGATCACGCTGGAAACCGGCCCGCTGCAAAACCCGCTGATGCACCTGGCCGAAGCCTTCCTGGCCACGCTGGCCGTGCGCGAAGATGCACAGGTCAAGCAGGCGCTGAGCGAGTTATGCACAGCCATGCACAAGCACTTCGTCGATCCGCAGGCCGGTGTGCTGATGGAGAAACCGCTGGGGGCTGTGGATAACTGGTATGAGCCGGGCCATCAGTTCGAGTGGTATTTCCTGCTGGAGTCCTCGCCGCAGCTCCGCGGCTCGAAACTGCATGCCGCGCTGGACCGGGCCTTTGCCTTCACCGAGCAGTACGGCGTGGTGCAATCGTCCGGTGCCGTGCGGGCCATGCTCGATCTGAACATGGACGGGCGACCGAAAGATTCGACCCAGCGCATCTGGGCCCAGGCCGAATATCTGCGCGCCCTGACGCTGCGTCCGGGCAGCGAAGCCGTCGTGCTGCGCCAGTTGCAGGCATTGCTGCAGCGCTTCCTGCATGCCGGTGGCTGGCATGAATGCCGCAACGAGCAGGGCGAGATCAACCGCAAGGACATGCCGTCGACTACGCCGTATCACCTGGCGACCTGCTATCGCGGCCTCGCCGACTATCTGAGCTGA
- a CDS encoding HupE/UreJ family protein: MTLKRILGAVALLLTPALAFAHPGHGDSGLVAGISHPIGGLDHLLAMVAVGLWAAQQQGAARWALPCTFVGTMLIGGLLGFEGLELPALESGIAASVLALGLAVALAVRPPLVMAVAATALFALFHGVAHGLELPDMSSPWAYATGFVVATAALHAAGYAVVRFLPQAAAPLVRLAGAASAVTGAWLLAG, translated from the coding sequence ATGACACTCAAACGCATTCTCGGCGCCGTCGCACTCCTGCTGACACCGGCCCTGGCCTTCGCCCACCCCGGCCATGGCGACTCTGGCCTGGTGGCCGGCATCAGCCACCCGATCGGCGGCCTCGATCATTTGCTGGCGATGGTGGCCGTCGGCTTGTGGGCGGCGCAACAACAAGGCGCGGCGCGCTGGGCGCTGCCGTGCACGTTTGTCGGTACCATGCTGATCGGCGGCCTGCTCGGGTTTGAAGGACTGGAGTTGCCGGCGCTGGAAAGCGGGATTGCCGCGTCGGTGCTGGCGCTGGGCCTGGCGGTGGCACTGGCGGTGCGTCCGCCGCTGGTGATGGCGGTGGCGGCGACGGCGCTGTTTGCGCTGTTCCACGGCGTGGCCCATGGTCTGGAGTTGCCGGACATGTCGAGCCCTTGGGCGTATGCCACCGGTTTCGTGGTCGCGACGGCTGCGTTGCATGCAGCGGGTTATGCGGTGGTTCGTTTTCTGCCTCAGGCTGCCGCGCCGCTGGTTCGACTGGCCGGAGCGGCTTCGGCGGTGACCGGCGCGTGGTTGCTGGCCGGCTGA
- a CDS encoding SDR family oxidoreductase — MSNTLFITGATSGFGEACARRFAEAGWKLVLTGRREERLNALCAELSKQTEVHGLVLDVRDRKAMEEAIANLPPSFAKLRGLINNAGLALGVDPAPKCDLDDWDTMVDTNVKGLMYSTRLLLPRLIAHGRGAGIVNLGSIAGNYPYPGSHVYGATKAFVKQFSLNLRCDLQGTGVRVSNIEPGLCESEFSLVRFGGDQARYDATYAGAEPIQPQDIAETIFWVLNAPAHININSLELMPVSQTWAGFAIERNKA; from the coding sequence ATGTCCAACACCCTGTTTATCACCGGCGCGACGTCCGGTTTTGGTGAAGCCTGTGCCCGTCGTTTTGCCGAGGCCGGCTGGAAACTGGTGCTGACCGGTCGTCGTGAAGAACGCCTCAACGCGCTGTGCGCCGAGCTGTCGAAGCAGACCGAAGTGCATGGCCTGGTGCTGGACGTGCGTGATCGCAAGGCGATGGAGGAGGCAATTGCTAACCTGCCGCCGTCCTTTGCCAAGCTGCGCGGCCTGATCAACAACGCCGGGCTGGCGCTGGGCGTGGACCCTGCACCCAAGTGCGACCTCGACGATTGGGACACCATGGTCGACACCAACGTCAAAGGCCTGATGTACAGCACGCGTCTGCTGCTGCCACGCCTGATCGCCCACGGTCGCGGCGCCGGCATCGTCAACCTGGGCTCCATCGCCGGTAACTACCCGTACCCGGGCAGCCACGTCTACGGCGCGACCAAGGCGTTCGTCAAACAGTTCTCGCTGAACCTGCGTTGCGACTTGCAGGGCACTGGCGTGCGCGTCAGTAACATCGAGCCGGGCCTGTGCGAGAGCGAGTTCTCGCTGGTGCGTTTTGGCGGTGATCAGGCGCGTTACGACGCGACCTACGCCGGTGCCGAGCCGATCCAGCCGCAGGACATCGCCGAGACGATTTTCTGGGTACTGAATGCCCCGGCGCACATCAACATCAACAGCCTGGAACTGATGCCGGTGAGCCAGACCTGGGCCGGTTTTGCCATCGAGCGCAACAAGGCTTGA
- the ureG gene encoding urease accessory protein UreG: protein MNTQPLRVGIGGPVGSGKTALTLALCLALRERYNLAVVTNDIYTREDADFLVRNEALAPERIIGVETGGCPHTAIREDASINLEAVDQLNRRFPGLDLILVESGGDNLSATFSPELSDLTIYVIDVSAGDKLPRKGGPGICKSDLLVINKIDLAPLVGASLEMMNSDTQRMRNGKPFVFSNQKTGQGLEEIIAFIERQGLLTAA, encoded by the coding sequence ATGAACACACAACCCCTGCGCGTCGGCATCGGCGGCCCGGTCGGTTCCGGCAAAACCGCATTGACCCTGGCCCTGTGCCTGGCGCTGCGTGAGCGCTACAACCTGGCCGTGGTCACCAACGACATCTACACCCGCGAAGACGCCGACTTCCTGGTACGCAATGAAGCCCTGGCGCCTGAACGCATCATCGGCGTGGAAACCGGCGGCTGCCCGCACACGGCGATCCGCGAAGACGCCTCGATCAACCTCGAAGCGGTGGATCAACTGAACCGGCGCTTTCCGGGGCTGGACCTGATTCTGGTGGAGTCCGGTGGCGACAACCTTTCCGCGACCTTCAGCCCGGAACTGTCCGACCTGACCATCTACGTGATCGACGTGTCGGCCGGCGACAAGCTGCCGCGCAAGGGCGGCCCCGGCATTTGCAAATCCGACCTGCTGGTGATCAACAAGATCGACCTCGCGCCGCTGGTCGGGGCCTCGCTGGAGATGATGAACAGCGATACCCAGCGCATGCGCAACGGCAAGCCGTTCGTGTTCAGCAACCAGAAAACCGGTCAGGGCCTGGAAGAAATCATTGCCTTCATCGAACGCCAGGGCCTGCTGACCGCAGCCTGA